In the genome of Anaerolineae bacterium, the window AGAGTGGACGGCCCAGAGGGTAAGCGCCGCTGTCCACCGTCTGGTCGCTCGGCTCTACCCCCTCAATTGCCAGGACGCGGAGCTTGTCGGCATTCTCGGCATAGTAAGCGTAACCGAAGTAGCCTATGGCGTAGGGGCTACCCAGCACCCCTTGTACCAGGACGTTGTCGTCCTCACTCAGCTGCTGGTTGGAGGCACCGAGTGCGCGTGCCTGGTCCCCGTCAAACACTTCCTCCACGAAGTAGTCGAAGGTGCCGCTGTCGGTTCCGGGGATGAAGCGCCTTATGGCCTCGTCAGGCCATTCTGGGTTGACGTCGGACCATCTTTCGGCCTCGTCGGAGAAGAGCAGGGCCAGTTGCTCGATGGTCACGTCGGTGACGAACTGGTTCTCGCGGCTCACCACGACGGCGAGAGCATCCGTTCCGACGCGGATCTCAATGGGGTCTCGGCCGATGGATCGGCACGCCTCCAGCTCGGAGTCCTTGATGCGGCGGCTGGCGTTGGCGATGTCGGTCTCTCCGGCTCGGCAGAAGCGCTCGAACCCGGCCCCGCTGCCTATGCTGTCTATGGTGACGTTCCCAGTGTAGCCCTCGTCCCGGAACCTCTCGGCCATTCTCTCAGAGAGGGGAAAGACAGTGGAGCTGCCGGCGGTAATGATGTCGCCCTGGATTTCGAGAGGATTGACCTCCGGGAGCGTGAAGTTGCCGTCGGCTGGTGCTGCGGTGGCAGGCAAGCTGGCCGGCTCGGACGTGGCGGTGGGCGCGGTCGCGGTCGCGCCGCACGCGGTGGCAGTGGCGGCGACTAGAAGCAGGCCGGCGACAGCGCTGATCATGGAGTGGCGCATGGATTCCTCCTGAATGCGGTTGGTTGCTTGTCGGGTGCGGTCTTGTCCGCACAGGGGGAATGTAGCGCTGGGCGGTTACGGCCGGTTCATGCCTGGGTAATGCTTGTGTTAGGGCCGCGTAAGGGCTAGGTAAGGGGAGATGGCCCGCTGTGACTAGGCTGCTGGCAGGGTGAAGTAGAAGGTGCTGCCAGCGCCCTCCTGGCTCTTGACCCAGATGCGGCCCCCATGCGCCTGCACGATGTGCTTAGCGATAGCCAGGCCAAGCCCTGTGCCCCCGCTGGCCCGGGCCCGGTCCGCTTTGTAGAAGCGCTCAAAGATGCGGGGGAGGTCTTTCTCCGGGATGCCGATACCTGTGTCGGCCACGGCGATCACCACCTCATCTCCGGCGCGAATGGCGGAAACGGAGATGCGGCCCCCGGGCGGAGTGAACTTGATGGCGTTGTGCACGAGGTTGGTGATGACTTGCCGGGTGCGTTCCTGATCGGCAAGCACGGTCAGGCCGTCCGGCACCAGGTTGACAGCCACCTCGAGGCGGGCCCGCTCCGCCTGGGGTTGGAGATGCTCCAAGGGGCCGGCCAGCAGCTCCGCCACCAGTACCGGGGCCAGCCGGATGGGTACTTGCCCCGACTCGATGCGGGATAGCTCCAGCAACTCCTGCACCATCTGGGTCAGAGAGTCAACCTCGATCTCCATGCGCTGGAGGAAGTTGCGAGCGGCAGTAGGATCCTCCAGGGCGCCATCCTGAAGCGTGTCCACCAGAGCCTTGAGCGAGGCCAAGGGGGTGCGCAGTTCGTGGGAGATGTTGCTGATGAAGTCACGACGGACCGATTCCAGTCGCCGCACCTGGGTCAGGTCCTGGAGGAGCAGCATCTCGCCGCTTAGGGGCGAGCCGGCGATGGGCGAGACCACCAGCCGCACGAACGCCCCCCGATCCGGCACTTCGATCATGGTCTCCTGCTCCTGACCTGTCTCCCGGCACCGCTTCCACGCCTCGAGCACACTGGGACTGCCGACCACTTCCATCAGGGGGCGTCCAATGGGGTCGGACTGCCAAGTCAAGTCGAGGAGACGGACAGCGGCCGGGTTGATCAGGTGCACCACGCCCTCGGAGTCGGTGATCAGTACGCCATCGTTGAGGTGTGCCAGCACCAGGGCGATCTTGTTTCTTTCCTCGGCCAGAGCGTCCACCCGTCGGCCGAGTTCGGATGTCATCTGCCCGAAGGCATCGGCCAGGCTCTGGACCTCATCGTAGCCCTCCGCCTTCATCGCCCGCTCCGAGGAGGAGCGGTAGCTGAGCACGCGGTCGGTGAGCCGACGCAGGGGCCGGGTGATGCGGTCGGCCAGGACGAAGGAGAGGGCCATCACGAGAGCAGAGGCGCCAAGCGCAGTGGCCATGAGGGTCGTCTGCATCCGAGAGATGCCAGCGTCAATCTCCTGCAGGGAAGCAGACACCCGAATGATGGGCAGAGCGGTGTCCTTCGGATCCAGAGCGACGTAGAGCATGTTGTAGCCAGTAGTATGGCTGAAGCGGGCCGACGCTCCTGCTCCCTCGGCCAGGGCTTCCTGGACCTCGGGCCGGGCCAGGTGGTTGTCCATGGCTGCGGGGTCGAAGTGGGAGTCGGCCAGGACAACCCCATCCCGGTTGATCAGGGTCAGGCGCGAGTCCAGCTGCTGGGACCAACGGCCGGCCACCTCCCGGAGATGGTCAGGCTCGGCGGGACCCTCGGTGAGGAAGAGGCGCACGAGAGAAGCTTCCGCCAGCAACCGGACGCGATAGCTCTCCATAAGAGCATGGTGTAGTTCTTGGGACAGGTAGAGCCCCAGGACGGCGCTGGCGACCAGCACCACCGTCATGTAGGGCAGCGCGATTCGCCAGCGCATACCCAGGCGCACGTGTGCCCTCTCCTAGGCTTCTAGCCGGTACCCCGCCCCCCGCACGGTAACGATGCGGGAAGGATGGGCCGGATCATCTTCGAGCTTCTCACGCAAGCCTCGGATGTGGACGTCGACGGTACGCGTACCGCCGGCGAAGTCCCACCCCCAGACGCGCTCCAGGATGAGCTCGCGCGAGAGCACAATGCCCCGGTTGCGGGCCAGGAATGCCAGGAGCTCGAACTCCCGCGGAGTCAGGGCGACGGGCGAGCCCTGCCGAAGTACCTCGCGCCGGCCCAGGTCTATCACTATGTCGCGCAGGACCAGCTTCTGGGCTCGGGCGTCGGCTTCGCCATCGCCGGAATCCTGGCGGGTCATCCGGACCCGGCGGAGGTTAGCCTTCACCCGGGCCAGTAGCTCCCGCATGCTGAAAGGCTTGGTGATGTAGTCATCGGCGCCCACCTCGAGGCCTACGACCTTGTCTATCTCCTCGTCGCGGGCGGTGAGCATGATGATGGGCACGGACATCTCCTGGCGGAGAAGGCGGCAGACCTCGATGCCGTCGAGCTCGGGCAGCATGATGTCCAGGAGGACGAGATCGGGCTGTTCCCGCCGGGCCAGTTCGAGGGCGGCAAGCCCGTCCATGGCGGTGATGACAGTATAGCCCTGGCGGGCAAGATTGTAACGAAGGGTGTC includes:
- a CDS encoding response regulator transcription factor, with the protein product MADKVLIVEDEPTLVDTLRYNLARQGYTVITAMDGLAALELARREQPDLVLLDIMLPELDGIEVCRLLRQEMSVPIIMLTARDEEIDKVVGLEVGADDYITKPFSMRELLARVKANLRRVRMTRQDSGDGEADARAQKLVLRDIVIDLGRREVLRQGSPVALTPREFELLAFLARNRGIVLSRELILERVWGWDFAGGTRTVDVHIRGLREKLEDDPAHPSRIVTVRGAGYRLEA
- a CDS encoding PAS domain-containing protein is translated as MRLGMRWRIALPYMTVVLVASAVLGLYLSQELHHALMESYRVRLLAEASLVRLFLTEGPAEPDHLREVAGRWSQQLDSRLTLINRDGVVLADSHFDPAAMDNHLARPEVQEALAEGAGASARFSHTTGYNMLYVALDPKDTALPIIRVSASLQEIDAGISRMQTTLMATALGASALVMALSFVLADRITRPLRRLTDRVLSYRSSSERAMKAEGYDEVQSLADAFGQMTSELGRRVDALAEERNKIALVLAHLNDGVLITDSEGVVHLINPAAVRLLDLTWQSDPIGRPLMEVVGSPSVLEAWKRCRETGQEQETMIEVPDRGAFVRLVVSPIAGSPLSGEMLLLQDLTQVRRLESVRRDFISNISHELRTPLASLKALVDTLQDGALEDPTAARNFLQRMEIEVDSLTQMVQELLELSRIESGQVPIRLAPVLVAELLAGPLEHLQPQAERARLEVAVNLVPDGLTVLADQERTRQVITNLVHNAIKFTPPGGRISVSAIRAGDEVVIAVADTGIGIPEKDLPRIFERFYKADRARASGGTGLGLAIAKHIVQAHGGRIWVKSQEGAGSTFYFTLPAA
- a CDS encoding PstS family phosphate ABC transporter substrate-binding protein produces the protein MRHSMISAVAGLLLVAATATACGATATAPTATSEPASLPATAAPADGNFTLPEVNPLEIQGDIITAGSSTVFPLSERMAERFRDEGYTGNVTIDSIGSGAGFERFCRAGETDIANASRRIKDSELEACRSIGRDPIEIRVGTDALAVVVSRENQFVTDVTIEQLALLFSDEAERWSDVNPEWPDEAIRRFIPGTDSGTFDYFVEEVFDGDQARALGASNQQLSEDDNVLVQGVLGSPYAIGYFGYAYYAENADKLRVLAIEGVEPSDQTVDSGAYPLGRPLFIYTTADIMRQKPQVAAFVNFYLTHVNEEIASVGYFPASEESLRAARQTWLAAMGQ